The region CCTATCCAGGCACTGATGACGCAGCTGGTCGAGGTCCCCTCCGCCTCGAGGCCGTCTGCGGCCCAGTCGTGTGCGGTCTTCCCTCACTGCCCAACTCCAGCCCAGCTACCCGTGCATCCTTGGCTCGGTCGTCCGGACTACTGGCCGTCGACGGCCAATGGTGCTACAGAGTGGCGCACAGCCGGGCCTGACGCCACCCGATCCGATCGAAGCTAGGGGCTTTGCGCAATCGTGTGGATTGTTCTTGGTAGTTGGCGGCCTGGCGCCGTCGCCCCTTCGCTCAACCCTCAAGGCCATCGGCGGCCTCAGCGTCAGCGCGGCCATCGGCGTCTGATGCAGTCGGCCCCGCGAGGAGGCTGGGTGGTACATTCGGCAGGCCCTGGAGTTGGGCGAGGTGGTCGACGACCTGGCGGACGAGCTCCCGGCCGTCTGCTGGCAAGTCAGCCAGCCGGGCGGCGGTGTCAAACATGTCGGCGTCGACCAGCCTGGTCAGCACCGCGACCCCAAGGTCGGCCTGGGCCGCCTCCTCGTCCTCGAAGAAGTAGGTCCTCTTGACGCCGAAGAAGGCAGCCAGCGCCAAAACGAGCCGGGTGCTGGGATTGTCCTTAACGCCATTGCGGAGCTGCTGCAGGTACGCGCCCGAAACCCGGGGGACACCAGCCGCCCTGAGCGCTTCGGCGACGGCCTCGTTGCTGTACTCCTTCTCGCCCGGGGGGTGCACGGTGCGAAACAGCGCATCCAGCCGCCGGGCCAGCCTTCCACGACCGCTCGGGTCCTCAGCCATTGCTACGACCTTCACGCCGAGACGAGCTTCGCCGGTCTCCAGTGACTCCCACCAATATCCTCGACTCCGCGGTTGAGTGTCGACGGCAGCCTAGCAACTTCACGCAAGGGCCACCGGGACCGTACTGACCGTACCGGTTACTTGTCCATTCCTCATGCTCAGCAGCCTGGCAGATGGGGCCGTTGTCGTCGAGGCCAGGTTCATGCACCTGGCGACAGTGGCTCCCTGCTCGCTGCGGAAGGCACAGAATCGGCCCAAGCGGCGGTTGACCAGAAACCTGATCCGCGATGTCGCACGTTGCCGGCATGGGTACCGCCACGAGCAGCGCGTGCGTCGGGGATCGGAAGCCGCCTCGGTTGAACCTTTTTGCGCTGAGATCCGTAGTGGCAGGTATCCGACGCTTCTGGGATCACCGCCGAGAAGGAAACCGCCTCTCCGGACAGAACGACCAAGACGTTCGGCATGGCAAACGGGGGAAGTGGTGGGGGACTCTCCACGGTTCATCCGGGATCCTGGCTGTTGGGAGACTCAGCAGGCGGCCCGCCTCAAGTGTTCGAGCCGCCAACCCGGTTGGCTATTGGCACTCGCAGGCCAGTCCTAGACAGCCAACCGCCGTCGTTGCCGCCGCCGCTCACCGACCGGATCGGTCCGTGCGTTGACAGGACTCGGCCGCCAGTTTACGTTTGCCCGGCCATAGAAACTGAAGGCCCCACTTGGTGGCTCGGACGGACTGTGGCTGAGGAGATGATCTCGGCAACCCTTCTGGCGATTGCGCCGATACGCTCATGTGACCGGCTTCGGGCAGGTCATCGCGTAGCGACAGTTCCTCGCCGTGCCGGGCCGATGGCGGATAAGGTAGGGCGCCATGAGCAGGCCGCGCCCGCCCCGCCGTTCAGCCAGACAAGACCTGCTGGCCGCCGCACTGGAGTTGTTTTCGCGCAAGGGGATCGGCGCGGTCGGTATCGACGAGGTGACCAGGACCGCTGGTCGCACCCGGGACAGCCTCTACCGGTTGTTCGGCAGCAAGACGGGGCTTGTCGTGGCCACCCTTGAGCGGTACGGCGCTGAGCTCCCCTGGTTGGAGTTTCTTCGCCGCGCTAACGTGGATGCGCGTC is a window of Actinomycetota bacterium DNA encoding:
- a CDS encoding helix-turn-helix transcriptional regulator, translated to MAEDPSGRGRLARRLDALFRTVHPPGEKEYSNEAVAEALRAAGVPRVSGAYLQQLRNGVKDNPSTRLVLALAAFFGVKRTYFFEDEEAAQADLGVAVLTRLVDADMFDTAARLADLPADGRELVRQVVDHLAQLQGLPNVPPSLLAGPTASDADGRADAEAADGLEG